The sequence below is a genomic window from Bacteroidota bacterium.
ACCTTTTTGTGCTGAATCCTGGCATTGCAAAAGCTATCAAATATGCTAATGAAAAAGGATTTCCTGTCATCGTTATCACCAATCAAGGAGGAATTGCCAAAGGACTTTATACGGAGGAAACCTTGCTCCAAATACATCAAAAGATGCATCAGCTTTTACAAACCGAAGGTTCAAAAATTGATGCCATATATTTTTGCCCGCACCATCCTGAGGTAAGTGGCGGTTGTCTCTGCCGCAAACCTGGTTCTTTATTAATTGAAAAAGCAATCAAACATTATAATATTAACCCTGCAGAAAGTATGATGCTCGGGGACCGAGACAGAGACCTTGAGGCTGCCGCAGCTTGCGGTATTGAGGGTGTATTGATTGAGGATAATAAAACGGAAAATGTACGGAAAATAATCAAAATATTTTTTGAGATGAGGTAGAAATCATATATTTTTGCTCACAAAATTATAATCTATTTTACGTATGAAATTAAAATTAGCCCTTCTGTCGTGCCTGGTAAGCAGCATCGCTTTGTCGCAAAATCTCACTGAAAAAAAATATCGTTTTTCCCTACATGCAGATTATGGAATAATGCCCTACAAGGTTACTGCAACAAACCCCGATGAACGTTTGTATATCACCAACTCCTTTTATTATGGTTTTGGAGTCAATTATTCATATAAGTTCAATTCTAAATATAAATCTGCTTTGGGTTTTCACCTAACTACAAATAGCTTTCGAATACATACCATATCCAAAATAAACAACACTGACTTTTCAGAAAAAGTTCAAATTTTCCCGATTTTAGGTGTCATCTCTGTCCCTATTAACATCCAAAGAATTATATATAAAAACAAAAAGCTGACCCTTAATACAGGGGTTGGCGTTTCATACAGCTACTATAATATATGGGGAGCTTCACTAATAATGAATGATAATTCGAATAAATATGAAGTTGCCAAATGGGATGTGTCTAACAATGGGGTTTATTATAAAAACATTTGGGCAGCCGAAATAAGTTTTGGCGGTAATTTAAAAGTGGGTCCGAAACAAGAATTAAGTATTAATTGTATTCTTTCGCTTCCTGTTAATAGCACAAACGTGGTGGGGAAAAACTATATAATGTATTCGAGTTCTAAAGATATTATTGGAGAGGGCACCGCTTCAAATCCAGGTCGGAAGTTGGGACTTTCTATTGGTTACTATTTATAATCGTTTCCTATCTTTATACATGGCTACTTTACGCCAGCCGTTTTCCGATCAAAATATATCATTACTTTTGCACTATGATGAATAAAACATGTCTCATATTTTTGCTGTCGTTTTTTTGCACTTATTCCTTCTCTCAAAACACTGATTCAAGTAACATCGCACATATATATAAAACAGCCCTCACCCAAGGAAAGTGTTATGATAATTTAAAACAACTATGTAGCAAAGCCGGGGGCAGAATCAGTGGTTCGGCTCAAGCTGCTGTTGCTGTTGAGCTCATGGAGAAACTCATGATAGAACAACAGGGTTTCGATTCGGTATGGCTGCAACCCGTGATGGTGCCTCATTGGGTAAGAGGAAAAAAAGAAACTGCTTCTGTCTTTCATCCGAGCTTGGGTTATATGAAATTAAATATTATAGCTTTGGGTGGAAGTGTGGCAACACCCGATGGTGGACTTAAGGCCGAAATACTAATGGTGGATAGTGTAACTGATATTGCGAAACTGGGCGAAGAAAAAGTAAGAGGCAAAATCATTTTTTTTAACCGCCCTATGGACCCTGCTAAAATTTTCACGTTCGAGGCTTATGGCGGAGCTGTTGATCAGCGTTGGGCTGGGCCATCCATTGCTGCAAGGTATGGAGCAGTGGGAACTATTTGCCGCAGCATGGAGGTGGGCTTAAGCGACCATCCACATACAGGTGCCATGCGTTACGATTCATTATATAATAAAATTCCTTGTGCCGCAATTAGCACCAATGATGCAGAAAAATTAGGCAAATGGTTGAAGGAATTTCCGCTTATCAAATTACAAATGCACATGCACTGTGAAACACTTCCCGATGTATTAAGTTATAATGTGGTGGGCGAAATAAAAGGAAGCGAAAAACCTGAAGAAATTATAATAGTTGGCGGACACCTAGATGCGTGGGACAATGGCGATGGTGCACAAGATGATGGTGCAGGTTGTGTGCAAAGTATGGAGGTGGCCAATATTTATAAATCGCTACACATAAAACCCAAACGCACCATTAGAGTTGTATTATTTATGAACGAGGAAAATGGATTACGTGGTGGTCGTAAATATGCCGAGCTTGCCAAACAAAATAAAGAAAAACATATAGCCGCTATAGAAACAGATGAAGGTGGATTTACGCCCCGCGGTTTTAATGCAACATGCGACAGTAACCAATGGAAACTATTATATAGTTGGGCACCCTTATTCAAACCTTATTGGGTTCACGAATGGCAAGTGGGTGGCGGTGGTGCCGACATTGGCCCGCTCAGAGATCAAGGTGTAGCATTAATTGGTTTTATTCCCGACCCACAACGTTATTTCGATTTTCACCATACCGAAATTGACCAATTTAAATATGTAAACAAGCGG
It includes:
- a CDS encoding M20/M25/M40 family metallo-hydrolase, yielding MMNKTCLIFLLSFFCTYSFSQNTDSSNIAHIYKTALTQGKCYDNLKQLCSKAGGRISGSAQAAVAVELMEKLMIEQQGFDSVWLQPVMVPHWVRGKKETASVFHPSLGYMKLNIIALGGSVATPDGGLKAEILMVDSVTDIAKLGEEKVRGKIIFFNRPMDPAKIFTFEAYGGAVDQRWAGPSIAARYGAVGTICRSMEVGLSDHPHTGAMRYDSLYNKIPCAAISTNDAEKLGKWLKEFPLIKLQMHMHCETLPDVLSYNVVGEIKGSEKPEEIIIVGGHLDAWDNGDGAQDDGAGCVQSMEVANIYKSLHIKPKRTIRVVLFMNEENGLRGGRKYAELAKQNKEKHIAAIETDEGGFTPRGFNATCDSNQWKLLYSWAPLFKPYWVHEWQVGGGGADIGPLRDQGVALIGFIPDPQRYFDFHHTEIDQFKYVNKRELELGSATLSSLIWLLSEHGF
- a CDS encoding HAD family hydrolase, with product MKKALFLDRDGIINRELGDYVTHPDLFVLNPGIAKAIKYANEKGFPVIVITNQGGIAKGLYTEETLLQIHQKMHQLLQTEGSKIDAIYFCPHHPEVSGGCLCRKPGSLLIEKAIKHYNINPAESMMLGDRDRDLEAAAACGIEGVLIEDNKTENVRKIIKIFFEMR